In Saccharomyces paradoxus chromosome XVI, complete sequence, the genomic stretch AGAACTGAGACAACTTGTGCACCTAATGgccaaaatttttccaacaTGGAGAAGCTTGCCAAAAAACTATCTGGGGTAAAGAATGATCCCATTTCAGAAGGAATTTTCAAAGACGTAATGCGCCTTGGAGAAGGCGAAAGAGCACTTCTCAGAAAGCACCAGAGTCTACTTTATCCTTTAGATTTTCATTTCGAACAATTAAGTACAATAGATCCCAACCTTATCgttgaaatgaaaaaggaaaggcaAGAAGAGCTTCTTACGAAGCTTTTAAATCATCAGAGATACAAGCATATCAGTTATACTTCAGGATATGGAGTAAGTTCCCAACGGGCCAAAAAAGCTACGCACCTTGACGTGCAGGGTATGTTGGAGGAGATAAAACATCAAATTATTTCAAGACGAAGAGAACGAGAAGAACTATTAGAAACAAAGCTGTAATTCAAACCACTCTCTCCGTTACGTATAGGAAAGTCATTACGAATATTTTTCAGTATTTAGTTTGTATCATCATCGTATAAAAATTGGCCCTTTCAGGGTGCCTGACTGGGTGCCTGGCGGGAGTAGTATATAGGCTTTACCCGGCattcttttaaattcaTTACCGACAGGGAAAAGAACGTCAAATTTGGTCCTTGACAGGCGCCTTAGTAAGACTAATTCTCGACAAACTCTATGACCTCTGTAACGATCTCTTCAACTGAATCAATACTTGATGATGTCAATCAATAGATTTACCTCAGGTCGACTCCCTGTCCTCCTTAGAAAATCCTCTTTTTATTATCCGAGAGCTTATTTGCATCAAACGGATGTTTTCAagcaaaataaagaagCTCTGCAAGATTCGCCAGAGGTTTTAGCGAAGAGCTCACATTTAAATTCGAAACCACTAGATGTAAGCAATAAAGCGCCTATAAAAACTGCTCAGAATAAGATCCCCTTAGCTCATAGTAAGTATGAATCGTCGAAGTACGAGCTTCCCAAATGGAAAGAAGCCTTGGGTGAACTAGTAATTCGAGCATTCCGTTTAGATATGGATAGGGTGAGAGCAGGACCCGTTGCAGGATCTTATTACTATAAAATTTGTAAAGAGCAAGGTTTACAATACGAGGATGAGCCATTATCAGAAACCGCCAAATACTTTTACGAGGATTTGAAGCTACCACGTACTTTCTCACAATGGTTCCAAATTACTATATTGCACGAGTGGATGCTCTTTGTACGTATGAGAGGTATGCCCTTCAAGTACGGCAGAAACTACCAGCAAAAATTGGTGGATAGAACATTTTCTGACATTGAGTTGAGATTATTCGAGGAAATGAAGGTTAATTCTGGTAGAATTGCTGATCaatatttgaaagatttcaaCACACAATTAAGAGGTGCGATATTCGCTTATGATGAAGGATTTGCCACAGATGATGCTACACTTGCAACAGCAGTCTGGAGAAATCTTTTTGGTGGGAGAAAGAACATTGATATGGTTCACTTGGAATCTGTTGTGAGATACATTTATTCTCAACTATACGTTCTAAGTAGGTTATCAGACAGAGAATTTGCCACGggcaaattcaaatttgttTCTCCTGGGGTGAAGGTCGAAAAGCTTACACCAAAGCAAGAGGAAGAGTTGAAGACTAAGACAGTTGCAAAATACGAGGCTTTAGACAAGGATCCTAAGACCCTACCGAGCGAGAGAAGTAGGCTGTCATATACAAATTAGGCAACTAGTTGGTAACTTCAAAACCTGCGGCAagatttatttattcttcAGATATTATCCACACAAATCCCTtaagtttttttctgtttattggatttccttctttatttattcattttatAAAATCATTACGTTGTAAATagtttatttgaatttcttcaaagaagcGGACCAGTTTTCTGGTTTATTTTCATGGAATAACTGGTATAATGCGTCGATCAATTGGACATGGAACGAACCACTTCCTTGGCAACGGGTTGAAGCCAGTTTACCAGCCGATTTGTATAATAGGACAGCACCAACCACAGCATCAAACAGATTTCCAGTAGAATCTAACCCACCAATAAAAGAAGCAATTGTAGAGCCAAGCGAACATCCACTTGCAGTTATGTCACCCATGATAGGAATTGGACCATCTTCAATTATTACGCATGGAAGATCTTCAGCGGTAATACCTTCTGTTCCTGATGAGAGCTTGTAATCACCGCCAAAAGTGCCATCAGCAACACAATCAAACTCACCCGTACAAACAGCAACAGTCCTGTATTGGAATGCCACGATTTGAGTTGCGCGCGCAAGCATGTCGATGTCAATTTTTCCGCTGCTGGAGTCGACGCCCTTCATTTTATGCTTATTCAATTTGGCTAGGGACAGTATTTCACTGCAATTACCCTTTATACAAGCAAATTGGCCATAAGTGAGTAAAGTGTTGTTCAAGCAGAGCCTTGTTTCAGTGGCACTGTACCCAACCGGATCAAAGGTGATGGGTCTGCTAACTTCATTATAGGCATTAATTGCAGCTTTTAGCATCTCAATAGGAGCCACTGATCCAGTATTCAATagtaaagaagaattcGGAATGCTTGCTAGTTCAGATACTTCACTTTCGATTTCAGACATGATAGGGGATGAGCCTAAGGCTAGAGTGACATTGGCACCAAAATTTTGGTGAACCTTATTGGTAATATGTTGCACTAGCGGACGATTGCTTGAGACTTGAGAGATAACGCTTTGAATGGAAGCTGTCGTAGGAAATGCATTATTTAACTTAAACTCAACAAATTGGTACTTGTTTCCATCTAACAACCCTCTTAACCTCTTAGTTGCTGCACAGGCGTTTGGGGCGGCCATGATATCGCTGACCAATGAGATACCGTCCAACGATCTCTTcccatttgaagaaacgCATTGGCAAAGAACACGCTGAATATTATCAGGATGAAGACCACCAATACCAACCGTTCTACACCATGTAGCTTTGAACTCCTCCAACGCATCCAAAACAGCAATCGCACCTTGAGGACCCATGGGTGATTTTTTAGGGTTCTTCTTTGTCAATGTTGGAAAAATGGTGCCAACACCAATATAATCTACCATATCTGGCCCCCATTTAGCCAACGTCTCTACTTCAGAAGGCTTACCGACACTCCATCCAAGAATTTTGGAAGGACCCAAAAGTTTTCTTACCATTGGGATTGGCATGTCCTGCTGGCCCACATGTACCCCATCAGCATCAATTGCCATAGCGACATCTATACGGTCATTGATGATTAGTGGAACATTATATTTCTTACATAGCTTTTGTACTTCCAAAGCCTCTTCGATGAAATTCTTCGTCTCAGTATCCTTTTCACGAATTTGAACTAGTGTCACACCATTTTTCAACCCAGCTTCAACCTGAGAACACAAAGTAGTTCCCGGTGGAAGCATGGTGGAATCTGTCACCAGATATAAAGAGTAATCAACTTCATCCTTAGCAAATACCATTTTTCGCTTGTTTAATTTGAAGGGGTTCGAGTCAGACTGTTTTGACCTTGCAGATCATGGCGAGATCGAAAAGTTGGAGCTTATATCAGTATCAGTAGGTTGGTACGTCAATgctataaatatatatataatctTAATTTCC encodes the following:
- the CBP3 gene encoding Cbp3p (Mitochondrial protein required for assembly of cytochrome bc1 complex~similar to YPL215W) codes for the protein MMSINRFTSGRLPVLLRKSSFYYPRAYLHQTDVFKQNKEALQDSPEVLAKSSHLNSKPLDVSNKAPIKTAQNKIPLAHSKYESSKYELPKWKEALGELVIRAFRLDMDRVRAGPVAGSYYYKICKEQGLQYEDEPLSETAKYFYEDLKLPRTFSQWFQITILHEWMLFVRMRGMPFKYGRNYQQKLVDRTFSDIELRLFEEMKVNSGRIADQYLKDFNTQLRGAIFAYDEGFATDDATLATAVWRNLFGGRKNIDMVHLESVVRYIYSQLYVLSRLSDREFATGKFKFVSPGVKVEKLTPKQEEELKTKTVAKYEALDKDPKTLPSERSRLSYTN
- the THI6 gene encoding bifunctional hydroxyethylthiazole kinase/thiamine-phosphate diphosphorylase (Thiamine-phosphate diphosphorylase and hydroxyethylthiazole kinase~similar to YPL214C) — encoded protein: MVFAKDEVDYSLYLVTDSTMLPPGTTLCSQVEAGLKNGVTLVQIREKDTETKNFIEEALEVQKLCKKYNVPLIINDRIDVAMAIDADGVHVGQQDMPIPMVRKLLGPSKILGWSVGKPSEVETLAKWGPDMVDYIGVGTIFPTLTKKNPKKSPMGPQGAIAVLDALEEFKATWCRTVGIGGLHPDNIQRVLCQCVSSNGKRSLDGISLVSDIMAAPNACAATKRLRGLLDGNKYQFVEFKLNNAFPTTASIQSVISQVSSNRPLVQHITNKVHQNFGANVTLALGSSPIMSEIESEVSELASIPNSSLLLNTGSVAPIEMLKAAINAYNEVSRPITFDPVGYSATETRLCLNNTLLTYGQFACIKGNCSEILSLAKLNKHKMKGVDSSSGKIDIDMLARATQIVAFQYRTVAVCTGEFDCVADGTFGGDYKLSSGTEGITAEDLPCVIIEDGPIPIMGDITASGCSLGSTIASFIGGLDSTGNLFDAVVGAVLLYKSAGKLASTRCQGSGSFHVQLIDALYQLFHENKPENWSASLKKFK